A section of the Triplophysa dalaica isolate WHDGS20190420 chromosome 8, ASM1584641v1, whole genome shotgun sequence genome encodes:
- the zmym2 gene encoding zinc finger MYM-type protein 2 yields MDGDLEARADVEEAITATGEEEGHMETTPITELTPSAEEQQTEPDLPKSSEDNDDDVVLVEEPPAHSQGRVQPTDANTPAETLTAAKDCTEPATTATASSKTPSPPSSAATATTPKSQSEPIVIDDEEDSELRDASSLLPTEDGNILSSTEPDSEIKIASVTTLGADSSAVAMATSTVTPLALCAQEDINLMITNVTSLKSVGETAAARLDDFEGTENGLQISSAFSLNPDVQQNQGPASRPSPTFNPGRVSAASQPVQNGETGTHQRSDSWISQSASFPRNQKQPGVDSPSPAAPLPKPPCQSSSGSQQPQRTMKVTCANCKKPLKKGQTAYQRKGSSHLFCSTTCLSAFSHKPTPKKSCTMCKKDITNMKGGTIVAQVDSSESFQEFCSTGCLASYESKQNPQKNQLKTKCTVCGKLTEIRHEVSFKNVTHKICSDACFNRYRMANGLIMNCCEQCGNYLPSRATANHFLLIDGQQKRFCCQNCIRDYKQTHGKMVQCSGCKVMCRSFDATQCIGTNGAMDSYCSTACMTKSKFAASAQNREPSCHFCKRNALPQYQATLPEGKVLSFCSSLCVTKFQNATIQTSANGQIPSSTSENIQLKCNYCRSSFSIKPEILEWEDKVYQFCSKTCCEDYKKLHCIVTFCEYCQEEKTLHESVKFSGVKRPFCSEGCKLLFKQDFIRRLGLKCVTCNHCTQMCKKSVTKLIDGVSRDFCSEMCANNFHDWYYKAARCDCCKVQGNLLESVQWRTEMKHFCDQQCLLRFYCQQNEPNLATQKGPENTVSEFGGSTQGSKTAFTQGPVSYVGGGILKDVKNKAVLCKPLTMTKATYCKPHMQSKPLQTEEADLKSSGKEYVPIPIPVPVYVPLPMNLYAQATPTPFAIPVPVPVPVFLPTTLQNVEQIVKTINELKAKMPFDLLKTIEAVADGIALDEDEKPDCSDIKSEKSKAVKVENVKCENDNSSSGSSEEEDEEDKYEPDLDLEKDLPLASEPVLVERLDTDMLFSLSPVLPEEKEKTPRPRTRRRGQKRRAVEDESPSSLSSSPAIESPAAESSFPLNSRYGLNAWRRWAMTAGSQPSPSKGKESQKQVRLKDSLLSLSQTELNQSLSRFVKEVRRPNGESYAPDSILYLCLSIQKHLQDKGRTDDLFSNPEYHMFGEELNKILKDWQPSVLPDGSRWGRVEEQCLWSSGQLGEQSPSVLLRSLFHLNTKYFGLRTVEQHLRLSFGNVYGPSSSNPHSHDTTVCIRIPSISQEQHEQSASKRRRKDDGDSNFEADSGSEDSTPCPVKKHECRLYELYLSKCPESVRQRTDFFYMKPEVSASLDSPLWFSSTPLEKSTLARLLTRVLLVREIYKDNQHEEEGL; encoded by the exons ATGGATGGCGATTTGGAAGCCAGGGCAGATGTTGAGGAGGCGATCACAGCCACAGGGGAGGAGGAGGGTCATATGGAAACCACACCCATAACAGAGCTTACTCCATCTGCCGAAGAGCAACAGACAGAACCAGACCTTCCCAAGTCCTCGGAAGACAATGATGATGATGTAGTATTAGTAGAAGAGCCTCCTGCTCACTCTCAGGGGAGGGTGCAGCCCACCGACGCTAACACACCTGCAGAGACCCTCACCGCTGCCAAAGACTGTACAGAGCCGGCTACCACGGCAACAGCCTCTTCCAAGACTCCCAGTCCTCCCTCCTCTGCAGCCACAGCCACGACACCCAAAAGCCAGAGCGAGCCAATCGTGATTGACGATGAGGAAGATTCAGAGCTCAGGGATGCCTCTTCCCTCCTGCCCACTGAGGATGGGAACATCCTGAGCAGCACAGAGCCTGACTCTGAAATCAAAATCGCCAGCGTTACCACGTTGGGGGCAGACTCTTCGGCAGTTGCCATGGCAACGTCAACAGTAACGCCGCTGGCGCTGTGCGCTCAAGAGGATATAAACCTCATGATCACAAACGTGACGTCGCTAAAGAGTGTGGGTGAGACAGCGGCTGCCAGGTTGGACGATTTTGAGGGGACTGAAAATGGGCTGCAGATCAGCAGTGCGTTCAGCCTGAACCCTGATGTCCAGCAGAACCAGGGTCCAGCCAGCAGACCTTCACCCACGTTCAACCCGGGACGCGTAAGTGCTGCGAGCCAGCCGGTGCAGAATGGAGAAACGGGGACACACCAGAGATCTG ATTCATGGATCTCCCAGTCAGCCTCTTTTCCCCGTAACCAGAAGCAGCCTGGAGTAGACTCGCCTTCTCCAGCAGCTCCGCTCCCCAAACCGCCCTGCCAGTCGTCCTCAGGATCCCAGCAACCCCAACGTACCATGAAAGTCACGTGCGCCAACTGTAAGAAGCCTTTGAAGAAAGGCCAAACCGCGTACCAGCGCAAGGGCTCATCCCACCTGTTCTGCTCGACTACCTGCCTGTCTGCCTTCTCCCACAAACCCACTCCCAAGAAGAGTTGCACCATGTGCAAGAA AGACATTACCAATATGAAAGGAGGCACTATAGTGGCCCAGGTGGATTCAAGCGAGTCCTTTCAGGAGTTTTGCAGTACTGGCTGTTTGGCATCTTATGAGAGCAAACAGAATCCTCAGAAGAATCAACTTAAAACTAAGTGTACCGTCTGTGGAAAGCTCACTGAG ATTCGACATGAGGTGAGCTTCAAAAACGTAACGCACAAGATCTGCAGCGATGCATGCTTCAATCGTTACCGTATGGCTAACGGGCTCATCATGAACTGCTGCGAACAGTGTGGGAATTATCTGCCCAGTCGTGCCACAGCAAACCATTTTCTACTCATTGACGGTCAGCAAAAACGCTTTTGCTGTCAAAATTGCATCAGGGACTATAAACAG ACTCATGGAAAGATGGTGCAGTGTAGTGGCTGTAAGGTGATGTGCAGATCATTTGATGCCACTCAATGCATTGGGACAAATGGAGCCATGGACTCCTATTGCTCTACGGCCTGTATGACCAAGAGCAAGTTTGCAGCTTCCGCACAGA ATAGGGAGCCCTCGTGTCACTTCTGTAAGAGAAATGCATTACCTCAGTATCAGGCAACTCTGCCTGAAGGGAAAGTTTTGAGCTTCTGCAGTTCACTGTGTGTCACCAAATTCCAG aaTGCAACCATCCAAACATCAGCCAACGGGCAGATCCCATCTTCAACCTCAGAGAACATCCAGTTGAAATGCAACTACTGTCGTAGCTCCTTCAGTATAAAGCCGGAGATCCTGGAGTGGGAG GATAAAGTTTATCAGTTCTGCAGTAAGACCTGTTGTGAGGACTACAAGAAGCTCCACTGCATAGTGACGTTCTGCGAGTACTGTCAGGAAGAGAAAACCCTTCACGAGTCTGTGAAGTTCTCTGGAGTGAAGAGGCCTTTCTGTAGTGAAG GCTGTAAATTGCTGTTCAAGCAAGATTTTATCAGGCGTCTGGGGTTGAAGTGTGTCACCTGTAACCACTGCACACAGATGTGCAAGAAATCAGTCAccaaactgatagatggagtcAGCAGGGACTTCTGCAGTGAGATGTGTGCTAATAATTTTCACGACTGGTACTATAAG GCGGCGCGATGTGACTGCTGTAAGGTCCAGGGGAACCTGCTGGAGTCTGTGCAGTGGCGTACAGAGATGAAGCACTTCTGTGACCAGCAGTGTCTCCTCCGATTTTACTGCCAACAGAACGAACCCAACTTGGCCACACAGAAAGGTCCTGAAAACACGGTTTCAG AGTTTGGTGGATCAACCCAAGGATCAAAAACG GCATTTACTCAGGGGCCTGTGTCATATGTTGGGGGTGGGATCCTGAAAGATGTGAAAAATAAAGCTGTGCTCTGTAAGCCACTCACTATGACCAAGGCCACATACTGCAAGCCCCACATGCAGAGCAAACCACTGCAGACAG AGGAGGCAGACCTGAAAAGCTCAGGAAAGGAGTATGTTCCTATCCCGATCCCTGTTCCTGTTTACGTTCCATTACCCATGAACCTCTACGCTCAGGCCACGCCCACTCCTTTTGCAATACCTGTACCG GTTCCTGTGCCAGTGTTTTTGCCCACCACACTACAGAACGTTGAGCAAATTGTGAAGACCATCAATGAGCTGAAAGCCAAAATGCCCTTTGATTTGTTGAAAACCATTGAAGCGGTGGCTGATGGGATTGCACTGGATGAGGATGAGAAGCCAGACTGTTCGG ATATCAAAAGTGAAAAGAGCAAAGCAGTGAAggttgaaaatgttaaatgtgaaaatgacaaCAGCAGCAGTGGCAGCTCAGAGGAAGAGGATGAGGAAGACAAATATGAGCCAGATTTAGACCTAGAGAAAGATCTTCCACTAG CATCAGAACCTGTCCTGGTTGAGCGTCTGGACACAGACATGCTCTTTTCATTATCTCCTGTGTTGCCTGAAGAAAAAGAGAAGACTCCTCGCCCCAGAACCAGGAGGAGG GGCCAGAAGAGACGGGCAGTAGAGGATGAGTCTCCCTCGTCTTTATCCTCATCACCAGCAATAGAGTCTCCAGCAGCGGAGAGCTCATTCCCCTTGAACTCTAGGTATGGCTTAAACGCGTGGAGGAGGTGGGCCATGACTGCAGGTTCACAACCTAGCCCGTCCAAGGGAAAGGAGAGCCAGAAACAAG TTCGTTTAAAAGACAGTCTTCTGTCCCTGAGCCAGACAGAGCTGAATCAGTCTTTGTCTCGCTTTGTCAAAGAGGTGCGTCGACCCAACGGGGAGAGCTATGCTCCTGACAGCATTCTGTACCTATGCCTCAGCATCCAGAAG CATTTGCAGGACAAGGGGAGGACAGATGACCTGTTCAGCAATCCGGAGTACCACATGTTTGGGGAAGAACTGAACAAGATCCTTAAAGACTGGCAACCCAGTGTTCTTCCTGATG GTTCCAGGTGGGGCCGTGTTGAAGAGCAGTGTCTATGGAGCAGTGGACAGCTGGGGGAGCAGTCGCCCTCTGTCCTGCTAAGATCTCTCTTCCATCTCAACACCAAATACTTTGGCCTCCGCACAGTTGAACAGCACTTACGCCTCTCCTTTGGAAATGTCTATGGGCCTAGCAGTTCTAATCCACACAGCCACGACACGACCGTCTGCATACGCATCCCATCCATCTCACAGGAGCAGCAtg AGCAATCAGCAAGTAAGAGAAGGCGTAAAGACGATGGGGACTCAAACTTTGAGGCTGACAGTGGTTCAGAAGATTCAACTCCATGTCCTGTTAAGAAACACGAGTGCCGACTGTATGAGCTTTATTTATCCAAGTG cCCAGAGTCTGTAAGACAgaggacagattttttttacatgaagcCAGAGGTGTCTGCTTCTTTGGACAGTCCGCTGTGGTTCAGCTCGACTCCTCTAGAGAAGAGTACGCTGGCTCGGCTCCTGACCCGAGTGCTGCTGGTCCGAGAGATTTATAAAGACAACCAGCATGAGGAGGAGGGACTTTAG
- the gja3 gene encoding gap junction alpha-3 protein — protein MGDWSFLGRLLENAQDHSTVIGKVWLTVLFIFRIMVLGAAAEEVWGDEQSDFTCNTQQPGCENVCYDEAFPISHIRFWVLQIIFVSTPTLIYLGHVLHIVRMEEKRKEREEELRKASRLQEEKELGNRNRGGGEPGDRGGGKKEKPPIRDEHGKIRIRGALLRTYVFNIIFKTLFEVGFILGQYFLYGFQLRPLYKCARWPCPNMVDCFISRPTEKTIFIIFMLVVACVSLLLNLLEIYHLGWKKVKQGMISEFTPDHQLLSDSDAAEPESSIALPRTAPPTLSCPPDYTEVAVSSGAFLQPMSGSSTAEFKMDPLHEELEESSPFYISNNNHRLAAEQNWANLATEQQTREMIGASSSPSSSSRSSDNGRRVKDAAQLTGTPTSTGGSLSMEAEEGHVTTTVEMHEPPIIFTDGRRLSRASKASSVRARPSDLAV, from the coding sequence ATGGGTGACTGGAGCTTTCTCGGCCGGCTCTTAGAGAACGCACAGGATCACTCGACCGTGATCGGCAAAGTCTGGCTGACCGTGCTCTTCATTTTCAGGATCATGGTGTTGGGTGCCGCTGCAGAGGAGGTCTGGGGCGACGAACAGTCGGACTTCACCTGTAACACGCAGCAGCCTGGCTGCGAGAATGTTTGTTACGACGAGGCCTTTCCCATCTCGCACATCCGCTTCTGGGTGCTCCAAATCATCTTCGTGTCCACGCCGACGCTCATTTACCTGGGCCATGTTCTGCACATCGTTCGAATGGAGGAAAAGCGGAAAGAGCGCGAGGAGGAGCTTCGAAAGGCCAGCCGGCTCCAGGAGGAGAAAGAACTCGGAAATAGAAACCGAGGGGGAGGGGAGCCCGGCGATCGGGGTGGGGGCAAAAAGGAGAAACCGCCAATTAGAGATGAGCACGGAAAGATCCGCATTAGAGGTGCCTTGTTGCGCACCTACGTGTTCAACATCATTTTCAAGACTCTGTTTGAAGTGGGTTTTATTTTAGGTCAGTATTTCCTTTATGGATTCCAGTTGAGGCCCCTGTATAAATGCGCGCGGTGGCCCTGCCCCAACATGGTGGACTGCTTCATTTCCAGACCCACGGAAAAAACCATCTTCATCATATTTATGCTTGTGGTGGCTTGCGTGTCCCTTTTGCTTAATTTGTTAGAAATCTATCACCTCGGATGGAAGAAGGTTAAACAAGGCATGATCAGCGAATTTACCCCCGACCACCAGCTGCTGTCCGATTCCGACGCAGCAGAGCCGGAGTCTTCCATCGCGTTGCCTAGGACTGCCCCTCCCACCCTCAGCTGCCCGCCGGACTACACTGAGGTGGCAGTGAGTAGCGGGGCGTTCCTGCAGCCCATGTCAGGGTCCTCCACGGCAGAGTTCAAGATGGACCCGTTGCACGAGGAGCTCGAGGAGTCTTCCCCTTTCTACATCAGCAACAACAACCACAGGCTGGCCGCCGAGCAGAACTGGGCCAACCTGGCCACCGAGCAGCAGACTCGGGAGATGATCGGCGCCTCCTCTTCCCCTTCCTCCTCCTCACGTTCCTCTGATAACGGGCGGCGAGTCAAAGACGCCGCTCAGCTCACCGGCACCCCCACCTCCACTGGGGGCAGTTTGAGCATGGAGGCGGAGGAGGGGCACGTCACCACCACGGTGGAGATGCACGAGCCCCCCATCATTTTTACTGACGGTCGCCGACTGAGCAGAGCTAGTAAAGCCAGCAGCGTAAGAGCGAGACCCAGTGATCTGGCAGTTTAG
- the gjb8 gene encoding gap junction protein beta 8 codes for MSWGALYAQLGGVNKHSTSLGKIWLSVLFIFRISILVIAAETVWGDEQSDFTCNTQQPGCKNVCYDHYFPVSHIRFWCLQLIFVSTPALLVAMHVTYRKRNVRKGLIATRGDSVKENDLETLKKRRLPITGSLWWTYTCSLFFRLIFEAGFMYALYYVYDGFQMARLLKCEEWPCPNKVDCFVSRPTEKTVFTIFMVASSAICIVLNVAELAYLIVKALIRCSDRAKKKKSYIHKDKAGLSKDKAYLQNQKNERLLSSVSDSSSNKTV; via the coding sequence ATGAGTTGGGGAGCGCTATATGCCCAACTGGGAGGAGTAAATAAACACTCCACTAGCTTGGGAAAGATCTGGCTGTCTGTCCTCTTCATCTTTCGCATCAGCATCCTTGTAATAGCTGCCGAGACAGTCTGGGGAGATGAGCAGTCTGACTTCACCTGCAACACACAACAGCCCGGCTGCAAAAACGTGTGTTACGACCACTACTTTCCCGTCTCGCACATCCGTTTCTGGTGCCTGCAGCTCATCTTTGTTTCCACGCCAGCTTTGCTGGTGGCTATGCACGTGACCTACCGCAAACGCAATGTAAGGAAAGGCCTCATAGCGACCCGTGGTGACAGTGTTAAAGAAAATGACCTGGAGACCCTGAAGAAGAGGCGTCTACCCATCACTGGCTCGCTGTGGTGGACGTACACCTGCAGTCTGTTCTTCCGGCTGATTTTTGAGGCAGGATTTATGTACGCTCTTTATTACGTCTATGACGGGTTTCAGATGGCACGTCTCTTGAAGTGCGAAGAGTGGCCCTGTCCCAATAAAGTTGACTGCTTCGTATCACGACCAACAGAGAAGACAGTCTTCACTATTTTCATGGTGGCATCTTCTGCCATCTGCATTGTGCTCAATGTGGCTGAGCTGGCTTACCTGATTGTCAAAGCATTGATAAGGTGTTCGGACAGAGCCAAGAAGAAGAAGTCCTACATACACAAAGACAAAGCAGGCCTATCAAAAGACAAGGCATACCTACAGAACCAAAAGAATGAGAGGTTGTTGTCATCGGTTTCGGACTCCTCAAGCAATAAGACTGTTTAG